The genomic stretch ACAATTTTCACTGATGAAAACCTCCAGATAAATAGGTTATAATGATAAGGAGTCTTCGTTTGTTGCTGCAACAACAAACGAAGACTCTGATCGAGGATGTAATGATGCAAATCACAGACGATTCGCTGGATTAGATTAGCAGCAACCTACAGCTTCCGACTGCACGAAGTAGCTGTAATACACGCTACCATTAGACTTTTCGCAGGTTTCTTTCATCATGTAGTCCTGCATATTGGTAGGCGGCTTGGTGAACGGGTTAAACGGCGAACAGTCGATAGAAGCGTTGCAGTACGTGGAACCGGTCGGATATTGCATGGTTTTGTTATAGCAGTAATCAGCAGATGCAACTCCGGACAAAGACGCTGCCAGAACGACAGCAGCAAACATACCAGTTACGATTTTTTTCATTTAAAATACCCCTCTCGGATTGAATTAATTATGGTTGCTTGTTGATCAAAACGGTACACAATGAGTTGTGATTTGCACGTAGCCATTACATCCTCAGGTTATTTCGCAATACTTAATATGTAAAATCGAAGTTCTTTTCCACATAGCGGCGGCCCTCATAATCTCCGAAGTCCACCTCAAGAACTTGGTTTTCTTCATCAAGCCAGATGGTAGTCGGTGTTACATTACTTAGTTTTAATGAGGCATTCAGATAGAATTGATCTTCCATATTTTTGAAATCCTTGAATGATTTTTGTTCTTTATCCTGGTATATCACCAGGGGAACAACGCCTTTGGTTTGCAAATGCTTAGCAAAGCTGTCGAAGCGATCCTTTTGTTCATTGCACACTTTGCAAGTTGTTGTTACCACAAAGATCACTTTTTGTTTGTTATCGAATGTCTTGAGGTCAGCCTGCTCCCCTTGCTTCGTTACCAACTGGAGGTCTGGGAAAGCCTGCTTCAGCTCGAGCTTCATTGCTGTCCTCTCATCCGGAAGGTATGATTCGTAACTCAGCCCTACGTAGATGGCAAGCACGATGACAAAAGCCCCGAGCAACAACCACAGCCTGCTTTTTCTGCTCAAAATTGATCCCTCCCTTCTTTTCTCATCCACATCATCAATCCCAACATGGACAACAGCAGTACATTTTTCATGATATCCTTCATCCCAACAGCATGACCTGTATCATCTCCGACGCAACCACAGCCGTATTCCAGCCAGTCACCGTATTTGTACGTGAGAATTGCGGTGAAAACAATCAACAGAACTGCACTCAGGGCAACACCCCAATTTTGTTTGCGCGGCCATATCATCAGAACAGAAGCTACAATTTCCACGATGATGATCAAAATGGCTACCGTACCGATGATCCAGTCAGTGTCAGGCAATAGTTCATAGCTTTTGATTATCGCTTGCGTATCGGTCCATGTAAACGCCTTCCATATTCCACTGTACAAAAACAACGCCGCAAAGACGCACCTAACCAACCATTGCAGGATCTTCCACTTGCTCAACCCACCCTCTCCTTTTTAATCAAATAGAAAAATTTCAAAATGATATAACAAAATACACTTATGCCTTTCATCAATTACCATTTACTTAACCTTCTCATGCTTGCAGTTTACCACTCAGGATTTGGGAGTGTCAATCCTTATTCTGGAAAAAATATAGATTTCAATCGAAACATTTTACTATTAATCAATAGATAAATGCAGGCTCCCCATTTACAAAAACATACATGACCCTCATCAGTCCTTTCCAGTCAAGGCTCGATGCACACGTCAAACCACACCGATCGCAAGTACGAGCGTATTCAGAAGAGCGCAGCGACTACGATGCTTCTTCTTTATCCAACTTGAGATCGTGTAGAATCACGTCGAAAGTCTCACAAGATCAATCGATGTTCGGCACACTGTGCCCTGCAAGCAGGTCTGGCTCAGTACCTGCACATCAAACAAATTCACACCAAAAAAGCATCGTCCATGCACAGTTATTCAACCTCGCACTCCTTGTCCAGATGCAGGCATCATTTCCAAACTACAGCACAAAAAAGGCGACCCAAAGGGCCGCCTTTTTTTGTATAAAATTTGTTGAAACCTACAGCTTGCCGTTTTCGTCCAACACAGCGAAGTTGTAATTCACAGAACGGGTGAACGCTTCG from Tumebacillus algifaecis encodes the following:
- a CDS encoding TlpA family protein disulfide reductase translates to MSRKSRLWLLLGAFVIVLAIYVGLSYESYLPDERTAMKLELKQAFPDLQLVTKQGEQADLKTFDNKQKVIFVVTTTCKVCNEQKDRFDSFAKHLQTKGVVPLVIYQDKEQKSFKDFKNMEDQFYLNASLKLSNVTPTTIWLDEENQVLEVDFGDYEGRRYVEKNFDFTY
- a CDS encoding DoxX family protein; translated protein: MSKWKILQWLVRCVFAALFLYSGIWKAFTWTDTQAIIKSYELLPDTDWIIGTVAILIIIVEIVASVLMIWPRKQNWGVALSAVLLIVFTAILTYKYGDWLEYGCGCVGDDTGHAVGMKDIMKNVLLLSMLGLMMWMRKEGRDQF